The following proteins come from a genomic window of Triticum aestivum cultivar Chinese Spring chromosome 6A, IWGSC CS RefSeq v2.1, whole genome shotgun sequence:
- the LOC123130954 gene encoding G-type lectin S-receptor-like serine/threonine-protein kinase SD2-5: MDSSSGDDLGQQASSNFNAFLAVTVVVSVLSILGSVAIVYFVYRCVKKNGLPAININTTSPAPAGSTTLYAVVPDSQIRDATVERFLKEIAGEKPIRFTPQQLLGFTNNYSARLGAGGFGAVYKGMLPNGLMVAVKRLHPGHDDRTSQEQFMAEVGTIGRTHHINLVRLFGFCYEADVRALVYEYMEHGALDSYLFDRSRDLGLQTMRAIAVGVARGLRYLHEECQQKIVHYDIKPGNVLLDGGLTPKVADFGLAQLLNRADTHKTVSGMRGTPGYAAPEMWMQAGATEKCDVYSFGILLFEILGRRRNFDEAAPESQQWFPKLAWTKYESGELMEVMASCDGACEEDKKAVHRMCEVAFWCVQQQPEARPPMSVVVKMLEGEMDIAPPANPFQHLMATPAAANLWTTGTSTVNSVSTSANGVPRGSDEIV; encoded by the exons ATGGATAGCTCATCCGGCGACGATCTTGGCCAACAAGCCTCCagcaacttcaacgcattccttgCCGTCACCGTTG TTGTTTCGGTGCTGAGCATCCTGGGATCCGTCGCCATAGTCTACTTCGTGTACAGGTGCGTCAAGAAGAACGGCCTCCCCGCCATCAACATCAACACCACCAGCCCCGCGCCGGCGGGGAGCACGACGCTGTACGCTGTGGTGCCGGACTCCCAGATACGGGACGCCACCGTTGAGCGGTTCCTCAAGGAGATCGCCGGCGAGAAGCCCATCCGGTTCACCCCGCAGCAGCTCTTGGGCTTCACCAACAACTACTCCGCCCGGCTCGGCGCCGGCGGCTTCGGCGCCGTCTACAAGGGCATGCTTCCCAACGGCCTCATGGTCGCCGTGAAGCGCCTCCACCCCGGCCACGACGACAGGACCTCGCAGGAGCAGTTCATGGCGGAGGTGGGCACCATCGGGAGGACGCACCACATCAACCTGGTCAGGCTGTTCGGCTTCTGCTACGAAGCCGACGTGCGCGCGCTGGTGTACGAGTACATGGAGCACGGCGCGCTCGACTCCTACCTCTTCGACCGGAGCCGCGACCTCGGCTTACAGACGATGCGCGCCATCGCCGTCGGCGTCGCCAGGGGGCTCCGGTACCTCCACGAGGAGTGCCAGCAGAAGATCGTGCACTACGACATCAAGCCCGGCAACGTCCTCCTCGACGGCGGCCTCACGCCCAAAGTGGCCGACTTCGGCCTCGCGCAGCTGCTGAACCGGGCGGACACGCACAAGACCGTCTCCGGGATGCGTGGCACGCCCGGGTACGCCGCGCCGGAGATGTGGATGCAGGCCGGCGCCACCGAGAAGTGCGACGTCTACAGCTTCGGCATCCTCCTGTTCGAGATCCTCGGCCGGAGGAGAAACTTCGACGAGGCCGCGCCGGAGAGCCAGCAGTGGTTCCCGAAGCTGGCGTGGACAAAGTACGAGAGCGGCGAGCTAATGGAAGTCATGGCGAGTTGTGATGGCGCGTGCGAGGAAGACAAGAAGGCGGTGCATAGGATGTGCGAGGTGGCGTTCTGGTGTGTGCAGCAGCAGCCGGAGGCGAGGCCGCCGATGAGTGTGGTGGTGAAGATGCTCGAGGGCGAGATGGACATTGCTCCGCCCGCGAACCCGTTCCAGCATCTCATGGCAACGCCGGCGGCGGCGAACCTGTGGACCACGGGGACGAGCACCGTGAACTCGGTGTCCACTTCTGCAAATGGTGTTCCTCGTGGTAGCGACGAGATCGTTTAA